In one Trichlorobacter lovleyi SZ genomic region, the following are encoded:
- a CDS encoding potassium channel family protein, with translation MDPVRRLKISVVILLLLLTMGTGGYMLIEGWRLLDALYMTVITLATIGFKEVHDLTDQGKLFTMVLIVFGVSTLGYLVSSVAQLMFEGQIQRIIGRKKVEKRIDALKDHYIICGFGRIGSMICRELAANQVPFVIVERNTDVVERIEDNRYLWMKGDATLDETLIRAGIQRATGLVSVVTSDSENVYITLTARGLNPDLHILARSGEEGTELKLKRAGANKVVSPYAIGGMRMAQSILRPNVVDFIEIATASEHLDLQMEEISIPHDSEFAGHTLVSTGFRKETGVIIVGIKKSHGHMVFNPNPQAAIDEGDTLIVLGDPASVDKLEELVKHRIEPGHSARRKQREAVHA, from the coding sequence ATGGATCCGGTTCGACGTCTAAAAATCTCGGTTGTCATACTCCTGCTGCTGCTGACCATGGGAACCGGCGGATACATGCTGATTGAGGGTTGGCGGCTCCTTGACGCGTTGTATATGACCGTGATTACGCTGGCCACCATCGGATTCAAAGAGGTCCATGACCTGACTGATCAGGGCAAGCTGTTTACCATGGTCCTGATTGTGTTCGGTGTCAGTACCCTCGGTTATCTGGTCAGCAGTGTGGCCCAGTTGATGTTTGAAGGTCAGATTCAGCGGATCATCGGGAGGAAAAAGGTGGAAAAACGGATAGATGCCCTCAAGGATCATTACATCATCTGCGGTTTTGGCCGGATCGGCTCCATGATCTGCCGGGAGCTGGCTGCCAATCAAGTCCCGTTTGTGATTGTAGAACGCAATACCGATGTGGTGGAGCGGATTGAAGATAATCGTTACCTCTGGATGAAGGGGGACGCCACCCTGGATGAAACCCTGATCAGGGCCGGTATCCAGCGTGCAACCGGTCTGGTATCGGTGGTTACCTCGGATTCGGAAAACGTCTATATTACCTTGACGGCCCGGGGGCTGAACCCGGATCTGCATATCCTGGCCAGATCCGGTGAAGAAGGAACTGAGTTGAAGCTGAAGCGGGCGGGGGCCAACAAGGTGGTTTCCCCCTATGCCATTGGCGGCATGCGGATGGCCCAGTCAATCCTGCGTCCCAACGTGGTTGATTTTATCGAGATTGCCACCGCCAGCGAACACCTTGATCTGCAGATGGAAGAAATCAGTATCCCCCATGATTCCGAGTTTGCCGGCCACACCCTGGTCAGTACCGGTTTCCGTAAAGAGACCGGCGTCATCATTGTCGGCATCAAAAAATCCCATGGCCACATGGTCTTTAATCCCAACCCGCAGGCTGCCATTGATGAGGGGGACACCCTGATCGTACTGGGTGATCCTGCGTCGGTGGACAAACTTGAGGAACTGGTAAAACACCGGATAGAGCCGGGGCACAGCGCCCGCCGCAAGCAGAGGGAGGCTGTCCATGCCTAG
- the selA gene encoding L-seryl-tRNA(Sec) selenium transferase gives MSGASQDTRRKLPKMDKVLSWPEIASLRSLTSHVGLKQAVRNVLDQLRSSLAVNPATDLTPVSISHLVRNQIRIAETPSLRRVINGSGVVVHTNLGRSPLARAAEAALHDTAWGYSNLEFDLERGERGERYAHVENLICELTGAEAALVVNNNAAAVMLALSSLAAGQEVIVSRGELVEIGGSFRIPDVMRQSGAGLVEVGTTNRTHPRDYIGAITEQTALLLKVHTSNFAVVGFTAEVNTETMVRIGQEAGVPTMVDAGSGCLIDLARFGICGEATVQQHLQAGADIVTFSGDKLLGGPQAGLIAGRRDLVEKMKRHQLLRALRIDKLTLAALEATLRLYRDERVALTEIPTLRMLTMPMDVLASQARRMLRRLRALLPEQFTLTLQDGFSSPGGGSYPLLQLPSRLIEVSVDGLPPNRLEELLRTTTPPVVGRLQKDRFLLDVRTLSDNDIPFLASAFCQALELTL, from the coding sequence ATGAGCGGAGCATCACAGGATACCAGACGCAAGCTCCCCAAAATGGACAAGGTACTGTCCTGGCCCGAGATCGCTTCTCTGCGGTCACTTACCAGCCATGTCGGCCTGAAACAGGCGGTCCGCAACGTGCTTGACCAACTGCGCAGCTCACTTGCCGTCAACCCTGCAACCGACCTCACCCCCGTCTCAATCAGCCATCTGGTACGCAATCAGATCCGTATTGCCGAAACACCCAGCCTGCGACGGGTGATTAACGGTAGCGGCGTGGTGGTACATACCAACCTGGGACGTTCACCACTGGCCCGGGCAGCAGAGGCTGCGCTGCACGATACGGCCTGGGGCTACAGCAACCTTGAGTTTGATCTGGAGCGGGGAGAGCGGGGGGAACGCTACGCCCACGTTGAAAACCTGATCTGCGAACTGACCGGTGCTGAGGCGGCCCTGGTGGTCAACAACAATGCCGCCGCCGTCATGCTGGCCCTCTCAAGCCTGGCAGCAGGACAGGAGGTGATCGTCTCCCGCGGAGAACTGGTCGAAATCGGTGGTTCCTTCAGAATTCCCGATGTAATGCGCCAGAGCGGCGCCGGTCTGGTTGAGGTAGGCACCACCAACCGGACCCACCCCCGCGACTATATCGGGGCGATCACCGAGCAGACCGCCCTGCTCTTGAAGGTCCACACCAGCAACTTTGCCGTGGTCGGCTTTACGGCAGAGGTCAATACCGAAACCATGGTGCGGATCGGACAGGAAGCGGGTGTGCCGACCATGGTGGATGCCGGAAGTGGATGCCTGATTGATCTTGCCCGCTTTGGCATCTGCGGCGAAGCCACGGTCCAGCAGCATCTCCAGGCAGGAGCCGACATCGTTACCTTCAGCGGCGACAAGCTGCTGGGCGGGCCGCAGGCAGGCCTGATTGCCGGCCGTCGCGACCTGGTTGAAAAGATGAAGCGGCATCAGCTTTTGCGGGCCTTGAGGATCGACAAACTGACTCTGGCGGCGCTTGAGGCGACCCTGCGCCTCTACCGCGATGAACGGGTGGCACTGACCGAGATCCCGACCCTGCGGATGCTGACCATGCCGATGGATGTACTCGCCAGTCAGGCACGCCGGATGCTGCGGCGCCTGCGCGCTCTCCTGCCCGAGCAGTTCACCCTGACCCTGCAGGATGGCTTCTCAAGCCCTGGCGGTGGTTCATACCCGCTTTTGCAGCTCCCCAGCCGCCTGATTGAAGTCAGCGTTGACGGGCTGCCGCCCAATCGCCTTGAAGAGCTGCTGCGCACCACCACCCCGCCTGTGGTGGGCCGGCTTCAGAAGGACCGTTTTCTGCTGGATGTGCGCACCCTGAGCGACAACGACATCCCCTTCCTGGCCTCAGCCTTCTGCCAGGCCCTTGAGCTGACCTTATGA
- a CDS encoding thioredoxin fold domain-containing protein: MTQRFLLTLALLATMVFCSGTASAATIDLNKALVIGTGPKKVIEFTDPDCPFCRKAAAYFHNRRDITRYVFFNPLAMHPNARSKAQYILSGHDKTRLYHEVMSGMVDRMDTKNLPVTAAGIKSQEEQQAIAKKAGIDSTPTFMIMGRIIEGFVQAKIEELLGKP, from the coding sequence ATGACTCAACGTTTTCTGCTCACCCTCGCTTTGCTGGCAACCATGGTATTTTGTTCAGGTACCGCCTCCGCTGCCACGATTGATTTAAACAAGGCACTGGTAATCGGCACCGGTCCTAAAAAGGTGATTGAGTTCACCGACCCGGATTGCCCCTTCTGCCGCAAGGCAGCGGCCTATTTTCACAATCGTCGTGACATTACCCGCTATGTCTTCTTCAACCCGCTGGCCATGCACCCCAATGCCCGTTCCAAGGCTCAATACATCCTTTCGGGGCATGACAAGACCAGACTGTACCATGAAGTGATGTCCGGTATGGTTGACCGGATGGACACCAAAAATCTGCCGGTTACTGCAGCTGGTATAAAATCACAGGAAGAGCAGCAGGCCATTGCAAAAAAGGCCGGCATCGACTCAACACCGACCTTCATGATCATGGGAAGAATTATCGAAGGGTTTGTTCAGGCAAAGATAGAGGAACTGCTGGGGAAACCGTAA
- the ispD gene encoding 2-C-methyl-D-erythritol 4-phosphate cytidylyltransferase: MNKTRAFALIPAAGMGKRMGASMNKQYLQLGGIPIVARTLQVFQDSPLISGIILVIPEDEIPYCRREVVEKYRFSKVLDVVSGGSERQHSVLNGLQALQDHTAPDDIILIHDGVRPFIDELILQQSIDLATTGVGALVAVQTKDTIKVVHDGTVVSTPDRSTLWQAQTPQSFKFGQILAAHHQALQEGFLGTDDCSLLERFNGTVRIVNGSYRNIKITTPEDLVLAEAFLNQTAGGRP; the protein is encoded by the coding sequence ATGAACAAAACGCGTGCCTTTGCCTTGATTCCCGCCGCCGGAATGGGAAAACGGATGGGAGCCTCCATGAACAAGCAGTACCTGCAACTGGGAGGCATACCGATTGTTGCCCGCACCCTGCAGGTATTCCAGGACAGCCCGCTCATCAGCGGCATCATACTGGTTATCCCAGAAGATGAGATCCCTTACTGCCGGCGTGAAGTTGTCGAAAAATACCGGTTTTCAAAGGTGCTGGATGTTGTTTCCGGCGGTTCCGAGCGCCAGCATTCGGTACTGAACGGACTGCAGGCACTGCAGGACCATACCGCGCCTGACGATATCATCCTGATCCATGACGGTGTCCGCCCGTTTATTGACGAACTGATCCTGCAGCAGTCCATTGACCTGGCCACCACCGGGGTCGGTGCCCTGGTTGCCGTTCAGACCAAAGACACCATCAAGGTGGTACACGATGGTACCGTCGTCTCAACACCGGATCGTTCTACCCTCTGGCAGGCCCAGACCCCCCAAAGCTTCAAGTTTGGGCAGATACTGGCAGCCCACCACCAGGCGCTGCAGGAAGGCTTCCTGGGAACCGACGACTGTTCCCTGCTGGAGCGCTTCAACGGGACCGTTAGAATCGTGAACGGCAGCTATCGAAACATAAAGATCACCACTCCGGAAGACCTGGTGCTTGCCGAGGCGTTTCTAAACCAGACAGCTGGAGGCCGGCCATAA
- a CDS encoding hybrid sensor histidine kinase/response regulator translates to MGIKQLLIVANDTSAAQLAFQLLEAGPYQLHLAETCEAARSILTRQRLDAILLGSPPYQHCLPSLEHLQESGNDPAVIALLDANEQERYLDCHKQGALDCLMAPFSVERLVKSIERCLAIKSLEREKRDFISMLSHDLKNPLTAAIGSIDLVREKRLGPLNREQTSYLLSAIESCNEVVAMIDNLLDLHRLEAGKIAFHKTPVNLSELAQQVVAGFRGMIKHAQIHLQTQLEDDLPLLNLDRNKFSRVIANLLANAVKFTPCGGEISVRCYCGVSADSDVAVMLSITDTGNGIATVELPMIFDRFVQARNQTGRGSGGSGLGLAFCKMVTEAHNGTITTDSREGVGSEFTITLPLPEQ, encoded by the coding sequence ATGGGCATCAAACAACTTCTGATTGTCGCAAACGACACCAGCGCCGCCCAACTGGCATTCCAGCTGCTCGAAGCAGGGCCGTACCAGCTGCACCTGGCCGAAACCTGCGAAGCGGCCCGCAGCATACTTACGCGGCAACGGCTGGATGCCATCCTGCTCGGTTCTCCCCCCTACCAGCACTGCCTTCCCTCCCTGGAGCATCTGCAGGAATCCGGCAACGATCCGGCGGTAATTGCCCTGCTGGATGCCAATGAGCAGGAGCGCTATCTGGACTGTCACAAACAGGGTGCGCTGGATTGCCTGATGGCCCCGTTCAGTGTTGAGCGGCTGGTAAAGAGTATAGAACGCTGCCTGGCAATCAAGTCACTGGAGCGGGAAAAGCGGGACTTTATCTCCATGCTCTCCCATGATCTGAAAAACCCGCTTACTGCGGCGATCGGCTCAATTGACCTGGTCAGAGAAAAGCGGCTCGGCCCGCTTAACCGTGAACAGACCAGTTACCTGCTTTCAGCCATTGAGAGCTGTAATGAAGTGGTGGCCATGATCGACAACCTGCTGGACCTCCACCGTCTTGAGGCCGGCAAGATCGCCTTTCACAAAACACCGGTCAACCTGTCAGAGCTGGCACAACAGGTAGTCGCAGGATTTCGCGGCATGATCAAACATGCCCAGATCCACCTGCAGACGCAGCTGGAAGATGATCTGCCCCTGCTGAATCTGGACAGGAACAAATTCTCCCGGGTGATCGCCAACCTGCTAGCCAATGCCGTCAAATTCACCCCCTGCGGCGGAGAAATCAGCGTGCGCTGTTACTGCGGCGTGTCGGCCGACTCTGATGTGGCGGTCATGCTCAGCATCACAGATACCGGTAACGGCATTGCCACGGTCGAACTGCCGATGATCTTTGACCGTTTTGTCCAGGCCCGCAACCAGACCGGACGGGGCAGTGGAGGCAGCGGGCTCGGCCTGGCATTCTGCAAAATGGTAACTGAAGCGCATAACGGCACCATCACTACTGACAGCCGGGAAGGTGTCGGCAGCGAATTCACCATTACCCTGCCACTGCCGGAACAATAA
- a CDS encoding GntR family transcriptional regulator codes for MKRLKEKHLTLREKILETIRDAIISGSITSGSRVSEPDLAERFGISRTPIREAFRQLESEGYLTVIPRKGAVVSAFTQKDVEEFYAIKSILEGYAARLACTKLTSKEIERLQTINERLSELCKHSDIKQFFKVHNDFHDLFIKAADNDKLREMINLLVTRFQRLRLMSLSQPGRMEVSVQEHQKIIAAFLERDCETAELLVRKNAEYGGKVLLDETACQPGEAMDL; via the coding sequence ATGAAAAGATTAAAAGAAAAACACCTGACGTTACGGGAAAAAATACTGGAGACGATCCGTGATGCCATCATCTCCGGCAGCATCACCTCCGGTAGCCGCGTTTCAGAACCGGACCTTGCCGAGCGGTTCGGCATCAGCCGCACCCCGATCCGTGAAGCGTTCCGTCAGCTTGAGTCGGAAGGTTACCTGACGGTGATACCGCGCAAAGGGGCGGTGGTCAGCGCCTTTACCCAGAAGGATGTGGAGGAATTTTACGCCATCAAAAGCATCCTGGAGGGGTATGCCGCACGGCTGGCCTGCACCAAGCTGACCAGCAAGGAAATCGAGCGGCTCCAGACCATCAACGAGCGTTTGTCAGAACTGTGCAAGCATTCTGACATCAAACAGTTTTTCAAGGTCCATAACGACTTTCATGATCTTTTCATCAAGGCGGCCGACAATGACAAACTGCGGGAGATGATTAACCTGCTGGTAACCCGTTTCCAGCGGCTGCGGCTGATGTCACTCTCGCAACCGGGCCGGATGGAGGTTTCAGTGCAGGAACATCAAAAGATCATTGCCGCCTTCCTTGAACGTGACTGTGAGACCGCTGAGCTGCTGGTGCGCAAAAACGCCGAATACGGCGGCAAGGTATTGCTGGATGAAACCGCCTGCCAGCCGGGCGAGGCGATGGATCTCTAG
- a CDS encoding FAD/NAD(P)-binding protein, whose product MCDHNKNIYLPCLATVEEVIDETPDVRTLRLVFQDEQVREGFNFRAGQFAEYSAFGAGESTFCIASSPTRKGYIECCFRAVGRVTESLRRLEVGDTMGVRGPYGNSFPIEQFFGKSLLFVTGGIALPPLRTLIWNCLDWRDKFGDITIVYGARTEADLVYKRELKEWEERSDVRLVKTVDPGGNGPEWDGKVGFVPTVLDELAPSADNCIALVCGPPIMIKFTLPVLEKLGFGDEAIYTTLENRMKCGLGKCGRCNVGNVYVCKDGPVFTAKHVKAMPLEY is encoded by the coding sequence ATGTGTGATCATAACAAAAACATCTACCTGCCGTGCCTTGCCACCGTGGAAGAGGTCATTGACGAGACCCCGGATGTCCGTACGCTGCGTCTGGTGTTTCAGGATGAACAGGTGCGGGAGGGTTTCAACTTCCGGGCCGGGCAGTTTGCCGAGTACTCTGCCTTTGGTGCCGGCGAATCAACCTTCTGCATCGCCTCCTCGCCGACCCGTAAAGGGTACATTGAATGCTGTTTCCGGGCTGTGGGGCGGGTAACAGAATCGCTGCGCCGTCTTGAGGTCGGCGATACCATGGGAGTGCGTGGCCCCTATGGTAATTCATTTCCGATTGAACAGTTCTTCGGCAAGAGCCTGCTATTCGTAACCGGTGGTATCGCCCTGCCGCCTTTGCGGACCCTGATCTGGAACTGCCTGGACTGGCGGGACAAGTTTGGTGATATCACCATTGTCTACGGCGCCCGGACAGAGGCCGACCTGGTCTACAAGCGTGAACTGAAAGAGTGGGAAGAGCGCAGTGATGTACGGCTGGTCAAGACGGTTGATCCCGGTGGTAATGGCCCTGAGTGGGATGGCAAGGTGGGTTTTGTGCCGACCGTGCTGGATGAACTGGCGCCATCAGCAGACAACTGCATCGCCCTGGTCTGCGGCCCACCGATCATGATCAAATTCACCCTGCCGGTGCTGGAAAAGCTGGGTTTTGGCGATGAAGCGATCTACACCACTCTGGAAAACCGGATGAAGTGCGGACTGGGCAAGTGCGGTCGCTGCAATGTGGGTAATGTCTACGTCTGCAAGGACGGGCCAGTGTTTACGGCCAAGCATGTCAAGGCGATGCCGCTGGAGTATTAG